From Deltaproteobacteria bacterium, the proteins below share one genomic window:
- a CDS encoding ABC transporter permease — protein sequence MTELADTAPAAGTLGHPSRRSALGELLQYRPLVAMLVVRELKVRYKRSIFGLLWTMLNPLLLMVVYTVVFATIMKAPQRNFAIFLLSGLLPWLFFSIAVLQGLHSILVNQELIRKVRVPQAVFPLAVVASNLVNFTLSLAPLLLLMAVLRQPFTAALFFLPVATLILTVFTSGVTLLFATFTVFFRDVRHLAEVALQMLMYLSPVFYDLQMLGQHDAWWFRAFRLFLKINPLWYLLQLVRDPVYYGKLPALPVVAVASAAALAALFVGFSVFNRLAPRHIHYL from the coding sequence ATGACGGAGCTGGCGGACACCGCGCCCGCCGCGGGCACGCTCGGCCATCCTTCGCGCAGGTCGGCGCTAGGGGAGCTCCTGCAGTACCGGCCGCTGGTGGCGATGCTCGTCGTGCGCGAGCTGAAGGTCCGCTACAAGCGCAGCATTTTCGGGCTGCTCTGGACGATGCTGAACCCGCTGCTCCTGATGGTGGTCTACACCGTGGTCTTCGCCACCATCATGAAGGCGCCGCAGCGGAACTTCGCCATCTTCCTTCTCTCCGGTCTCCTCCCCTGGCTGTTCTTCAGCATCGCGGTCCTGCAGGGACTCCACTCCATCCTCGTCAACCAGGAGCTGATCCGGAAGGTGCGGGTGCCGCAGGCCGTGTTTCCGCTCGCGGTGGTGGCCTCGAATCTCGTCAATTTCACGCTCTCGCTGGCGCCGCTTCTCCTTTTGATGGCAGTCCTCCGGCAACCGTTCACGGCGGCATTGTTCTTCCTGCCCGTGGCCACCCTGATCCTGACGGTCTTTACCAGCGGCGTGACGCTTCTCTTCGCCACCTTCACCGTTTTCTTCCGCGACGTCCGCCACCTCGCGGAGGTGGCGCTGCAGATGCTGATGTATCTGTCGCCGGTCTTCTACGATCTGCAGATGCTCGGCCAGCACGATGCCTGGTGGTTCCGCGCCTTCCGCCTCTTCCTGAAGATCAACCCGCTCTGGTACCTGCTGCAGCTCGTGCGCGATCCCGTGTACTACGGGAAGCTGCCGGCGCTGCCCGTCGTCGCCGTCGCGTCGGCGGCGGCGCTGGCGGCGCTGTTCGTCGGGTTCAGCGTCTTCAACCGGCTCGCCCCGCGGCACATCCACTACCTGTGA
- a CDS encoding ABC transporter ATP-binding protein translates to MQIRDAGVSYRLYREKVSTLKEAVVNRFRHLRSAETFWALRRVTLSIEPGESIALVGHNGSGKSTLLKTIAGVLMPTEGEVMVQGRISPMIELGAGFDPELSGRDNIYLNGALLGFSRKQMEGKFDRIVAFSELADFIDLPIKNYSSGMYARLGFAIAQDVEPDILIVDEVLAVGDERFQEKCKARIRDFRTAGITFCFVSHNYEAARELCPRAAVLHHGRLAFDGPIDEGWEKYRELERGPGPGPQIEIG, encoded by the coding sequence ATCCAGATCCGCGACGCCGGAGTCAGCTACCGGCTCTACCGCGAAAAGGTGAGCACGCTGAAGGAAGCGGTGGTCAATCGCTTCCGGCATCTCCGCTCGGCCGAGACGTTCTGGGCGCTGCGCCGCGTGACGCTCTCCATCGAACCGGGCGAGTCCATCGCGCTGGTCGGTCACAATGGGAGCGGGAAGAGCACGTTGCTCAAGACCATCGCCGGCGTGCTCATGCCCACCGAGGGCGAGGTCATGGTCCAGGGCCGCATCAGCCCGATGATCGAGCTCGGGGCGGGCTTCGATCCGGAGCTCTCCGGCCGCGACAACATCTATCTCAACGGCGCGCTCCTCGGTTTCTCCCGCAAGCAGATGGAGGGAAAGTTCGACCGCATCGTCGCCTTCTCCGAGCTGGCCGACTTCATCGACTTGCCGATCAAGAACTACAGCTCCGGCATGTACGCGCGGCTCGGCTTCGCCATTGCCCAGGACGTGGAGCCCGACATCCTCATCGTCGACGAGGTGCTGGCGGTCGGCGACGAGCGCTTCCAGGAGAAGTGCAAGGCGCGCATCCGCGATTTCCGTACGGCGGGCATCACCTTCTGCTTCGTCTCGCACAACTACGAGGCGGCGCGGGAGTTGTGCCCGCGGGCAGCCGTGCTCCATCACGGCCGCCTGGCGTTCGACGGACCCATCGATGAAGGGTGGGAGAAATACCGCGAGCTGGAGCGCGGCCCAGGGCCGGGACCGCAGATTGAAATCGGATAG
- a CDS encoding acyl-CoA desaturase encodes MLVYAFFVSHWLLSVLFQSLFQHRFAAHRMYDMPKRTERVMHFLAFLVQGSSYLNPRAYAILHREHHAFSDTDHDPHTPWLHSNALSMMWKTKKRYSDYAHGRAQPEPRFDGGFPDWPWLEEFADAWPTRLAFGMFYSVFYLSFATHWWQLAFMLPFHFVMGPVHGAIVNWAGHKYGYQNFDNGDKSRNTLPFDFLTMGELFQNNHHKWVASPDFAARWFEVDPGWQVLRLLALARVVTIRTPQRAVFPEPLPKAA; translated from the coding sequence ATATTGGTCTACGCTTTCTTCGTCTCACACTGGCTGCTCAGCGTCCTCTTCCAGAGCCTTTTCCAGCATCGCTTCGCGGCCCACCGCATGTACGACATGCCGAAGCGCACCGAGCGGGTGATGCACTTCCTCGCCTTTCTCGTGCAGGGCAGCTCGTACCTGAACCCGCGCGCCTACGCGATCCTGCATCGCGAGCATCATGCGTTCAGCGACACCGACCACGATCCACACACCCCGTGGCTGCACTCGAACGCGTTGTCGATGATGTGGAAGACGAAGAAGCGCTACTCCGATTACGCCCATGGCCGGGCGCAACCAGAGCCGCGGTTCGACGGTGGGTTCCCGGATTGGCCATGGCTCGAGGAGTTCGCCGATGCGTGGCCGACCCGGCTCGCCTTCGGGATGTTCTATTCCGTCTTCTATCTCTCGTTCGCCACGCACTGGTGGCAGCTCGCATTCATGCTGCCGTTCCATTTCGTGATGGGTCCGGTCCACGGGGCCATCGTCAACTGGGCGGGTCACAAGTACGGCTACCAGAACTTCGACAACGGCGACAAAAGCCGCAACACGCTGCCCTTCGACTTCCTCACCATGGGCGAGCTGTTCCAGAACAACCACCACAAGTGGGTTGCGAGCCCCGACTTCGCGGCGCGCTGGTTCGAGGTGGACCCCGGTTGGCAGGTGCTCAGGCTGCTCGCCCTCGCCCGGGTGGTGACCATCCGCACGCCGCAGCGGGCCGTGTTCCCGGAGCCGTTGCCCAAGGCCGCGTGA
- a CDS encoding FAD-binding oxidoreductase, giving the protein MLPYGQGRSYGDSCLNDGGKLLRTAGLDRFISFDAESGSLRCEAGVTLGEILRLLVPRGFFVPVVPGTKHVSVGGAIANDIHGKNHHRAGSFGAHVRKLELLRSDGEAQELGPDDQLFQATVGGLGLTGLITWAEIALRRIPVAAVRMEAIPFAGMDEFLSLSEESDAEFEYTVAWVDVLSRSQRGVFFRGDHAAGAIHAPRGQAAVPLDVPAVNALTVRVFNAAYYAAQKLAGRSRLQHWDPFFFPLDGVAHWNRLYGRRGLLQFQCVVPTPEALRALLSEAPPSPLTVLKRFGPARSPGMLSFPRPGFTFALDLPNRGEETFAQLARLEALAMEAGGAIYPAKDARMSAETFARSFPRLGEFSAHLDPAFSSSFWRRVHR; this is encoded by the coding sequence ATGCTCCCGTATGGCCAGGGCCGCAGTTACGGCGACTCCTGCCTGAACGACGGTGGCAAGCTGCTGCGGACCGCCGGGCTCGACCGGTTCATCTCCTTCGACGCCGAGTCGGGCAGCTTGCGCTGCGAAGCGGGGGTGACGCTCGGCGAGATCCTCCGCCTGCTCGTGCCGCGCGGCTTCTTTGTTCCGGTCGTTCCGGGGACCAAGCACGTGTCCGTCGGCGGGGCGATCGCGAACGACATCCACGGGAAGAACCACCACCGGGCCGGCTCCTTCGGGGCGCACGTGCGCAAGCTCGAGCTGCTTCGCTCCGACGGCGAAGCGCAGGAGCTCGGACCCGACGACCAATTGTTCCAGGCGACCGTGGGCGGGCTCGGGCTCACTGGGCTCATCACCTGGGCCGAGATCGCGCTGCGGCGGATTCCGGTCGCCGCCGTCCGGATGGAGGCGATCCCGTTCGCCGGGATGGACGAGTTTCTCTCTCTCTCTGAGGAGAGCGACGCTGAATTCGAGTACACGGTGGCGTGGGTGGACGTCCTCTCCCGCTCGCAACGCGGAGTCTTCTTCCGCGGCGACCACGCGGCGGGAGCGATCCATGCCCCCCGCGGACAGGCTGCGGTTCCTCTGGACGTGCCCGCGGTCAATGCCCTGACGGTGCGCGTCTTCAACGCCGCGTACTACGCCGCCCAGAAGCTGGCGGGACGATCGCGGCTGCAGCACTGGGATCCGTTCTTCTTTCCCCTCGACGGCGTCGCCCACTGGAACCGGCTCTATGGACGCCGCGGCCTGCTGCAGTTTCAGTGCGTCGTCCCCACGCCGGAAGCGCTGCGGGCGCTGCTGAGCGAAGCGCCTCCCTCGCCGCTGACGGTGCTCAAGCGGTTCGGTCCGGCGCGCTCGCCTGGAATGCTCTCCTTTCCGCGCCCCGGGTTCACGTTCGCGCTCGACCTGCCCAATCGGGGCGAGGAGACGTTCGCGCAGCTTGCCCGGCTGGAAGCGCTGGCGATGGAGGCCGGGGGCGCGATCTATCCGGCGAAGGACGCGCGCATGTCCGCGGAGACGTTCGCGCGGTCGTTTCCGCGGCTGGGGGAGTTCTCGGCCCACCTCGACCCCGCGTTCTCGTCGTCGTTCTGGCGGCGGGTGCATCGGTGA
- a CDS encoding SDR family NAD(P)-dependent oxidoreductase codes for MRIVVLGATSAIAQAAARIWAERGEELLLVGRDPQKLEAVAADLRTRGGTVETVVHDLDRDQAGLVGRVGAPDVVLLAQGVFGDASRRDRDPEYAESILRTNLISPVRLLTLLAPALPPGSCIAALSSVAGDRGRARVGVYGASKAGLDSFLSALRQRLQGSGVRVLALKPGFVDTPMTASLPKTPLFASAAQVGRGIVRAVDMGRDAVVYLPWWWRLIMLAVKALPEGVFKRLKF; via the coding sequence GTGAGGATCGTCGTGCTCGGCGCCACGTCCGCCATCGCCCAGGCGGCGGCGCGGATCTGGGCGGAGCGGGGCGAGGAGCTCTTGCTGGTGGGCCGCGATCCGCAAAAGCTCGAGGCGGTCGCCGCCGACCTGCGGACGCGCGGCGGCACCGTCGAAACGGTGGTTCACGATCTCGATCGCGACCAGGCCGGCCTCGTCGGACGCGTGGGCGCGCCGGACGTGGTGCTGCTGGCGCAGGGAGTATTCGGGGACGCGAGCCGGCGCGACCGCGATCCCGAGTATGCCGAGTCGATTCTCCGCACGAACCTGATCTCTCCGGTGCGGCTGCTGACGCTGCTCGCGCCGGCTCTTCCCCCGGGATCGTGCATCGCCGCGCTCTCGTCCGTCGCGGGCGATCGCGGCCGCGCCAGGGTCGGCGTCTACGGGGCCTCCAAGGCGGGGCTCGACTCGTTCCTCTCCGCGCTGCGCCAGCGGCTGCAGGGCTCCGGCGTTCGGGTGCTGGCGCTGAAGCCCGGATTCGTCGACACACCGATGACTGCGTCGCTGCCGAAGACGCCGCTCTTCGCCAGCGCGGCGCAGGTCGGGCGCGGGATCGTGCGCGCCGTGGATATGGGCCGCGACGCGGTCGTTTACTTGCCGTGGTGGTGGCGGCTGATCATGCTGGCGGTCAAGGCGCTGCCGGAGGGCGTCTTCAAGCGCCTGAAGTTCTGA
- a CDS encoding decaprenyl-phosphate phosphoribosyltransferase has product MTHARSPALRGSESLPLLEAMRPRQWSKNVFVLAGIVFAGRLFEGRAELRVLACFALFCAASSAVYLANDVADRASDVHHPLKRQRPVASGRLRPGAAIAACAVLTAAALAAAALLNGATLGITAGYLASTFAYSFGLKRVFLLDVMIVAAGFVLRAAAGAACIDAEISPWLLVCSFLLALFLALGKRRAELVLLGEDATNHRAALGSYSLPLVDSWLTALAGAAIVSYALYTQSPRTVEHFGTTNLLYTVPFVIYALFRYQHHVVRQDAGGDPGSLLVQDAGLWLSLLGWAITAAAVIYR; this is encoded by the coding sequence ATGACCCATGCCCGGTCTCCAGCGCTGAGGGGGTCCGAGTCGCTGCCGCTGCTCGAGGCGATGCGCCCGCGCCAGTGGAGCAAGAACGTCTTCGTCCTGGCGGGGATCGTCTTCGCCGGTCGGCTCTTCGAAGGCCGCGCCGAGCTGCGCGTGCTGGCGTGCTTCGCGCTCTTCTGCGCCGCCTCCAGCGCAGTGTACCTGGCGAACGACGTCGCCGACCGCGCCAGCGACGTCCACCATCCGCTCAAGCGCCAGCGGCCGGTCGCGTCGGGGCGCCTGCGGCCGGGGGCGGCCATCGCCGCATGCGCCGTCCTGACGGCGGCGGCGCTGGCGGCGGCAGCGCTGCTCAACGGAGCGACCCTCGGCATCACCGCCGGCTATCTCGCGAGCACGTTTGCCTACAGCTTCGGGCTCAAGCGGGTGTTCCTGCTCGACGTGATGATCGTGGCGGCAGGCTTCGTGCTCCGCGCGGCGGCGGGAGCAGCCTGCATCGATGCCGAAATCTCGCCCTGGCTGCTGGTCTGCTCGTTCCTGCTGGCGCTGTTCCTCGCCCTCGGCAAGCGGCGCGCGGAGCTGGTGCTTCTCGGAGAGGACGCGACCAACCATCGGGCGGCGCTCGGAAGCTACAGCCTGCCGCTGGTCGACAGCTGGCTGACGGCTTTGGCGGGCGCGGCCATCGTCTCCTACGCGCTCTATACGCAGTCGCCGCGCACCGTCGAGCACTTCGGCACGACCAATCTTCTCTACACCGTGCCGTTCGTCATCTACGCGCTCTTCCGCTATCAGCATCACGTCGTGCGCCAGGACGCCGGCGGCGATCCGGGCAGCCTGCTGGTCCAGGACGCCGGCCTCTGGCTGTCGCTCCTGGGCTGGGCGATCACCGCAGCCGCGGTCATCTATCGCTGA
- a CDS encoding glycosyltransferase family 2 protein, whose product MRAAARGAALIPTSSKGPEDVASESPRVHAVVLTWNGAHLLPECLRALRRQDARVPLHIVVVDNASTDGTAALLACDFPDVEHLRLPENMGYSRGNNEAMRRALDAGADFVALINNDVELAPDWLRILLDGARAHPEVGLLTGTLLFRGEEVVNSTGLILDGFGRARDRDFRVPLAELSRTDGEVEGVSGGAALLRASMLREIGLFDPAYFAYYEDVDLSLRAASAGYRSFYVRAATARHRFGATFGADSPAQRYLLGVGHLRTLARHEPLVKAAPLVVLTVAYRAAVKAPLELLRLRPALAWAEVRAAAAGGCAALRALSDR is encoded by the coding sequence GTGCGCGCGGCGGCGAGAGGAGCGGCGTTGATTCCCACGTCGAGCAAGGGACCCGAGGATGTAGCATCGGAGAGCCCGCGGGTGCACGCCGTCGTGCTCACCTGGAACGGCGCGCATCTGCTCCCCGAATGCCTCCGCGCGCTTCGCCGCCAGGATGCCCGCGTCCCCCTGCACATCGTGGTGGTGGACAACGCCTCCACCGACGGGACCGCCGCGCTGCTGGCGTGCGATTTTCCCGACGTCGAGCATCTCCGTCTCCCGGAAAACATGGGGTACAGCCGGGGCAACAACGAGGCGATGCGCCGGGCCCTCGACGCCGGCGCCGACTTCGTCGCCCTGATCAACAACGACGTGGAGCTTGCGCCGGACTGGCTCCGCATCCTGCTCGACGGGGCGCGCGCGCACCCCGAAGTCGGGCTGCTCACCGGCACCCTGCTCTTTCGCGGTGAGGAGGTGGTCAACTCCACCGGCTTGATCCTCGATGGGTTCGGCCGCGCACGGGACCGCGACTTCCGCGTCCCGCTCGCCGAGCTCTCCCGCACCGACGGCGAGGTCGAAGGCGTCAGCGGCGGCGCCGCGCTCTTGCGGGCGTCGATGCTCCGCGAGATCGGCCTCTTCGACCCCGCGTACTTCGCCTACTACGAGGACGTGGACCTCTCACTGCGCGCCGCCAGCGCCGGCTACCGATCCTTCTACGTGCGCGCCGCAACCGCGCGCCACCGCTTCGGAGCGACCTTCGGCGCCGATTCGCCCGCGCAGCGATACCTGCTGGGCGTCGGCCATCTGCGGACGCTCGCGCGCCACGAACCGCTGGTGAAGGCGGCGCCACTGGTCGTGCTGACCGTGGCCTACCGCGCAGCCGTGAAGGCGCCCCTCGAGCTGCTGCGGCTGCGCCCGGCGCTCGCCTGGGCCGAGGTGCGGGCGGCGGCGGCGGGCGGCTGCGCGGCGCTGCGCGCGCTCAGCGATAGATGA
- a CDS encoding glycosyltransferase family 4 protein — MCRGTRASWRRSARRHSGSRCAPFQVSTTACTRGLSDATSSGPLLDVGINAAPLAAARTGVGRYIAGLLDALAAAKSDNLRARPLFLPGAPARRMRTFIKRLPFAYSLAEAGRAAVLWRERPSVYHETNHAAPPFRGPVVVTVHDLSTLLHPGTQESARARHFARKLRSLRALAQRVIVPTEAIAREVVEHLGVGPDRVRVIHHGVDARFTPADVPRERFVLFAGDAGPRKGLATLRAALPEGVELRIAGPGHGYVTDDELVGLYRRAALLVLPSLYEGFGFPLIEAMACGTPCIASDDPALVEVSGGAALHFPRIDAGALRVLLRRVLEGNGTLRAELSGKGLVRARNFRWDRSAALHVEVYREAAR, encoded by the coding sequence ATGTGCAGGGGGACGCGGGCATCCTGGCGGCGAAGCGCGCGGAGGCATTCGGGGAGCAGATGCGCGCCGTTCCAGGTGAGCACGACGGCGTGCACCCGCGGGCTCTCCGATGCTACATCCTCGGGTCCCTTGCTCGACGTGGGAATCAACGCCGCTCCTCTCGCCGCCGCGCGCACCGGGGTGGGGCGCTACATCGCCGGGCTGCTCGACGCGCTCGCAGCCGCGAAATCCGACAACTTGCGCGCGCGCCCGCTCTTTCTTCCCGGCGCGCCCGCCCGGCGGATGCGCACGTTCATCAAACGTCTTCCCTTCGCCTACTCCCTGGCGGAGGCCGGCCGCGCCGCCGTCCTCTGGCGCGAGCGGCCCAGCGTGTACCACGAGACCAACCACGCCGCTCCTCCATTTCGCGGTCCGGTGGTGGTGACCGTGCACGACCTGTCGACGCTTCTCCACCCCGGCACGCAGGAGAGCGCGCGGGCGCGGCACTTCGCCCGGAAGCTCCGATCGCTGAGGGCACTTGCGCAACGCGTGATCGTGCCGACGGAAGCAATCGCGCGCGAGGTTGTCGAGCACCTGGGCGTGGGTCCGGATCGCGTGCGGGTCATCCACCATGGCGTCGATGCTCGGTTCACCCCCGCCGACGTGCCGCGGGAGCGGTTCGTGCTGTTCGCGGGCGATGCCGGGCCGCGCAAGGGACTCGCCACGCTGCGGGCGGCGCTGCCGGAGGGAGTCGAGCTCAGGATCGCCGGCCCGGGACATGGGTACGTGACGGACGACGAGCTGGTGGGGCTCTACCGCAGGGCGGCGCTGCTCGTGCTGCCTTCGCTGTACGAGGGGTTCGGGTTTCCCCTGATCGAAGCGATGGCCTGCGGGACGCCGTGCATCGCGAGCGACGATCCGGCCTTGGTCGAAGTTTCGGGTGGCGCTGCGTTGCACTTCCCGCGGATCGACGCGGGCGCGTTGCGGGTACTGCTGCGGCGGGTGCTCGAGGGAAACGGGACGCTGCGGGCGGAGCTGTCGGGGAAAGGCCTGGTGCGGGCGCGAAACTTCCGCTGGGATCGGTCCGCGGCGCTGCACGTCGAGGTCTATCGGGAGGCGGCGAGGTGA
- a CDS encoding glycosyltransferase family 4 protein: MGSVRGAARRGLSGGGEVKVALVHDWLTGLRGGERVLEQLCLLYPEADIFTLIYVPGSCGPIIERHRIRASFLDRLPKRSYRHYLPLFPVAIESFDLSAYELVISTSHAVAKGCRPGKHAVHVAYIHTPMRYVWDQFDAYFGEGRAGTLTRIAAAALAPLLRRWDVRSTARAHGLVANSRFVAGRIRRYWGREVDAVVYPPVDSSRFVPAAEGPSPDDYALIVSALVPYKRLELAVSAFSRVKRRLWIAGDGPERLRLERAAGPSVRFLGVVSQDDLPRLYAGARFFVLPGEEDFGIAPVESQAAGRPVLALGRGGALETVIDGETGVFFPQPTVESLLDGIAAIDGLQPDPMRIHEHARRFDVARFGPELRGAIEGCLTRVRR; this comes from the coding sequence CTGGGATCGGTCCGCGGCGCTGCACGTCGAGGTCTATCGGGAGGCGGCGAGGTGAAGGTCGCCCTCGTTCACGACTGGCTCACCGGCCTGCGCGGCGGCGAGCGGGTCCTCGAGCAACTCTGCCTCCTCTATCCGGAGGCGGACATCTTCACCCTGATCTACGTTCCCGGGAGCTGCGGGCCGATCATCGAACGCCATCGCATCCGCGCGAGCTTCCTCGACCGGCTCCCGAAGCGGAGCTACCGGCACTATCTGCCGCTCTTTCCGGTGGCGATCGAGAGCTTCGATCTGTCCGCGTACGAGCTGGTGATATCGACGAGCCACGCGGTGGCGAAGGGGTGCAGGCCGGGGAAGCATGCAGTGCACGTCGCGTACATCCATACGCCGATGCGCTACGTCTGGGATCAGTTCGACGCCTATTTCGGCGAGGGCCGGGCAGGGACGCTGACGCGCATCGCTGCGGCGGCGCTGGCGCCCCTGCTTCGCCGCTGGGACGTCCGCTCGACGGCGCGGGCACATGGCCTGGTCGCGAACAGCCGGTTCGTGGCGGGACGAATCCGCCGCTACTGGGGCCGGGAGGTCGATGCGGTGGTGTACCCCCCTGTCGACAGCTCGCGCTTCGTCCCCGCCGCGGAAGGGCCCTCGCCGGACGACTATGCGCTGATTGTCTCCGCCTTGGTCCCCTACAAGCGCCTGGAGCTGGCGGTGAGCGCGTTCTCGCGCGTCAAGCGGCGGCTCTGGATCGCCGGCGACGGACCGGAGCGGCTCCGGCTGGAGCGGGCAGCGGGTCCGTCGGTCCGCTTCCTCGGCGTCGTCTCGCAGGACGACTTGCCGCGTCTCTACGCGGGCGCGCGCTTCTTCGTCCTTCCGGGGGAGGAGGACTTCGGGATCGCACCCGTGGAATCGCAGGCCGCCGGCCGGCCCGTGCTCGCGCTCGGGCGCGGTGGCGCGCTGGAGACAGTGATCGACGGCGAGACCGGGGTCTTCTTCCCGCAACCTACGGTCGAGTCGCTCCTCGACGGCATCGCGGCCATCGACGGGCTGCAACCCGATCCGATGAGGATTCACGAGCACGCCAGACGATTCGACGTGGCCCGCTTCGGTCCGGAGCTGCGGGGCGCGATCGAGGGTTGCTTGACACGCGTCCGCCGGTAA
- a CDS encoding PDZ domain-containing protein, which produces MVRFASSDEELLDAYSHAVTSVVDAVGPAVVSVSLPRGGGSGVLFTPDGYLLTNAHVVGRAGAVKIGLNDGSAHDGNVVGTDPATDLAVVHIDGAHLPAAELGSSGKLRVGQLVVAIGNPLGFSFTVSAGVVSALGRTLRAQDGRLMDAIIQSDVALNPGNSGGPLVDSHARVVGINTAVILGAQGLSFSVPVDTARWVLAELMQRGRVRRGVLGLAAQIRPLDRRIARHHNLSQKNGIELMEVVPDKPAARAGLRAGDILLALDGTTVQTVDEVHRLLGASSIGRAMACKALRGGSILDVMVTPSE; this is translated from the coding sequence ATGGTTCGCTTCGCATCCAGCGACGAAGAGCTGCTTGACGCCTACTCGCATGCGGTCACTTCCGTGGTCGACGCGGTCGGGCCCGCGGTGGTGAGCGTCTCCTTGCCCCGGGGCGGTGGCTCGGGGGTGCTGTTCACCCCCGACGGGTACCTGCTCACGAACGCCCATGTGGTCGGCCGCGCCGGCGCCGTGAAGATCGGGCTTAACGACGGGTCCGCCCACGACGGCAACGTGGTCGGAACCGATCCCGCGACCGACCTCGCCGTGGTCCACATCGATGGAGCGCACCTGCCGGCGGCCGAGCTGGGCAGCAGCGGCAAATTGCGCGTCGGCCAGCTGGTGGTGGCGATCGGCAACCCGCTCGGTTTCTCCTTCACCGTCAGCGCCGGCGTGGTCAGCGCGCTCGGCCGCACTCTGCGGGCGCAGGACGGTCGGCTGATGGACGCCATCATCCAGAGCGACGTTGCGCTCAACCCCGGCAACAGCGGTGGTCCCTTGGTTGACAGCCACGCGCGCGTAGTCGGCATCAATACCGCGGTGATCCTCGGCGCCCAGGGGCTCAGCTTCTCGGTTCCGGTCGACACCGCCCGTTGGGTCCTCGCCGAGCTGATGCAGCGCGGCCGGGTGCGCCGCGGCGTCCTCGGACTGGCTGCGCAGATCCGACCGCTCGACCGGCGCATCGCGCGGCACCACAACCTCTCCCAGAAGAACGGCATCGAGCTGATGGAGGTGGTTCCTGACAAGCCCGCCGCCCGCGCAGGCCTCCGCGCCGGCGACATCCTCCTCGCGCTCGACGGAACCACGGTGCAGACGGTGGACGAGGTCCACAGGCTACTCGGCGCCTCGTCCATCGGCCGCGCCATGGCGTGCAAGGCATTGCGCGGCGGGTCGATCCTGGACGTCATGGTCACGCCATCGGAATGA